From Aegilops tauschii subsp. strangulata cultivar AL8/78 chromosome 5, Aet v6.0, whole genome shotgun sequence:
GGGTGGGGTTATACAAGAAAATCAAGGTGCTTTAAACCACCGCCTAACCAACCATGTATCGAATGAAATCACTGCCACCGACACCGCCGAGAAACGCATCGCTGCCTGGATCAGGAAAGGGAAGGATTTTATGCACCTCCAACTCCTCTTCAACATGCAGATGCACTCGCCGCGGAGGACTAAACCAAGCTCTAAATACCAATTATGAGACCCAAGGCGATCATCAAAAGAACAATTTGCACTCAATGACACACAAAGTAGGAAAAGTTAGCAATTTGAAGCTTAATTTCAAGAAACTTAGGCGGAATTAAGACACATCTAAGGGCTAACCAGAAACACTCACAGCTAGAGTTTAGCCCCAATATATATAAGTAGAACGAGCTCTAAGACTTCATTAGCTAGCTTTTACCGGAACGGGAATCCAGTTTGGCTCTAAGGATGAACGCCCAAAATGTATTCTGCAGATGTCTAAGAAAATTGAAGAAATATGTGTTAACTGTCACACGAAACTGCTACCTACAAATTTTTAAGGTGAAAGCTTAAACATTTTGACCAGTAAAAAAGTTGAATGACAAATGTTACACTTAATTTTGGTCTTTTCATAGACAAAGCATTGCTATCCGGTTTTCACATAAAAACTGTGAAGCACCTTTATTACACTAACATAAACATCGGAAAAAACAGGATTTTTAATTTTATTTACTAAATTTACCGTCCATCCAAAGCATGTGATCCAGCCCCATTTCACCTACGATTCTCTCTGACTCAACCCGGACAGCGTCGTCGCCCTGGCGTGTGCGCCGTTTTCTCCGGCGCAGATCAATGTACCCGCCCTAGTCGACGCGAGCTACGTGTCGCCTAAGCATCCTCGCACGCCACGCGTAGACGTAGCCGCACCCTCCGCTTGCCACGGCGCGTCCTGCAATGGCTAGGTGGCCTCGGGACTTGCAGCAGGTCACGTGATCAGATCGACTCCACCGTCCCATATCCATCTCGTATAAATCCATGGCCGACCACGCCGTGTTGGATAGGGACACACACACTCTCACTCGTTGTCATCAGATCGAGCATCCAATCCAGAAAGACCAGAGCAATCCGCACGTGAGCGATGGAGGCGGCGAAGGAGAGGCGGGAGCAGCAGGAGCGGAAGGCCGCCGGCGCAGGCGAGGGAGCCGACTCGGTGCAGCTGCCGACGGAGACGAGCCCGTACGTGCAGTACAAAAAGGACGACGGCCTGGAGGACTACAAGATGCGGGCCTACGGCGCGCAGGGCCACCTCCCCGTCTCCGACGTCCCCCATAGCTCCGGCACCGACGCGCCCACCATCCCCGGCACCGCGCTCCCGACCGAGCACCTGAATCTGCACGGGCGCCAGCAGCCGCAGCGGGGTGCCCAGGGAGGAGGCGCTGGCGTTCGCCGCACCGACGACGACGAGGCTGGCACCGACACCATCAACCGCCACGGCGTGCCGTAGTTCATGGGTCATGGCTAGGCTGTCTTGCTAGCTCCAGGAGGTTATCCACGTAGTGCTCAGTGCGCGTGGGGGAATGAATAAAGTTGGTAATGTAAAATCGCTGGCAAAGCATGTCTACAGCATAATGTATAATAGTTTTTGTCCAAAAAAAACATCTTCCAAGAGCTTTGAGGTTATCCACGTAGTGCTCAGTGCGCGTGGGGGAAAATGAATAAAGTTGGTAATGTAAAATCGCTGGCAAAGCATGTCTACAGCATAATGTACTAATAGTTTTTGTCCAAAAAAAACATCTTCCAAGAGCTTTGAGCTTCCAACTTGCACTGGTTGTATGTCCTCGTTCGGGTCGCGTGCTCCTAATGGGCAATTGATTTGATCTACACTCATCGGCGCCTCTGATGTGCAGAGGCGAGACTAACGAAAGCTCTTCCAGAGTATTTTTTATACTCCCACCTAAAACTTGCGCAGATCTAAAACATCATTTATTTGTGCAGACCAATTAAGTCGGCACGCCACCTCGGAGATGTCAATACGCGTTGATCGTGCGAGGATAGATTCCATCGACCGTATTCGTCACGAATCTTGTCTCCTCTTCTCGTCTCATGCATGCAAGGATTCATTTAAGCGGAGGCAATTCCGGTTAAAGTTCCACGCACCTTGGCTGCAGATAAAACGAACACCAAAATCCAGCGAGGAAATATAAACTACTAACTAGCCTGTCACAAACCAGAGAATCTACCTCGCAACTTCCAGGATCATCGATCCTTGAGAAGCAGCAGCAAAtagtcatatatatatatatgggtaCGATGAGCATCTCAGTACAAGAAAAGTGCAATGGAGAAAGCACGCGCAGCCATCCTCTTCCTGCTACTCCTCGTCGATTTCGCCGTAGCAGCACAAAACGCCACCGCCGGCGAAGCAGATGGATTCCACGTCGGGGTGATCCTCGACCTGGGATCGCCGGTGGGCAAAGTGGCGCGGACCAGCGTTCTGCTGGCCGTCCAAGATTTCTACGCCGTCCACCGGAACTACAGCACGAAGCTTGTTCTCCATATTACGGACTCCATGGGCAGCGATGTCCAGGCTGCATCAGCAGGTACGAGCGAATGTCACGATTCAGTCCGTCTATACCATATCTAGAGGTGAGGATTCAGAAAGGATTTGTCTGTCATATCTAGATGTGAAATATAATACCTCATATCTAAATATGATGACAGTCACCGTATATTTTCATTGTTTGTCATGTTTGTTTGGTTTTCtattcaaaaaaatgtttgttTGGTTTTCATTTGTCAAAGCCCCAACTAAAAACCAGCTTGCCCCGCGTCCATCTGGGTGACCGGCCTATATGCAAATCTGGTCGCTACCTCTCCTAAAAAAATCTGGTCGCTagctttttttttcttttgagctATCTGGTCGCTAGCTACCAGTTAAAAAAAAAACTGATCTCTacctttttctaaaaaaaactgATCACTAGTGCTAACATCGATTTGTTAGCTTTTGCATCTAATAGTTATACATTCACAAGTTCGTCTCTTGTCACTGGCTTAGGCTACCAACGAAATTATTTACTTTTTCCATTTGGTTTTTGGGTTTTTCACTCTTATATTTTATAATTAATTTTCAATAAGGAACAAAGTTTGATCAAAACATATTTCAAAGAATATGTTCACGAATTTGCATATACTTTTTTCAAATTATAAATGTTAATGAATACCAAAAATGTTCCAATATATAGTGAACAATCCTTTATTATATGATGATTATTTTCTGATTACACACTAATTTTTTTGCAATATACATTGAGCAATTTTTTAATATACAGTGAACCTTTTTAATATACGATGAACTACAAGCAAACTTTTTTATATACATTGAACTAAAAGCGAACGGGAAAAAAGGAAAGAGAAAACCAAATATATAAATAAGAAGAGAACAAAAAATGAAAACATTTCTTTTTTATAAAATTGAGAAACACGAACAATTCTAGAAAAATGAACAAAATTGTGAATTTTGGAACATTTATTGAAACTTATGAATTtatgaaaaaacaaaaaaatgtgaGATCAACTAttgaaaaatagaaaaaataaaagGAGAGGAAACCCAATGAAGAAGACTGATAACATAAAAAACatgaagaaaacaaaacaaaaacataTCCTAGCTACTTGGGCAGGCTCATCTGCGGTTTGTTCGCTGTTGAGGATGGACTTGCAAGTGGGACAAAAATAGGTCAGATCCCTAGTGGCAAGTCGAGGATGGACTCGCGGTTGGGACTCAAAAAGGGTCAggccccagttgcgagtcgagttTGGACTTGCAACTGCGACAAAAAAAAGTTGGACCCTAATTGCGAGTCGAGgttggacttgcaactgggacaagaAAAGGTCGAGCCCCAGTTGCGAGTCGGCGGTGGACTTGTAACTGGGACAAAAAATGGTTTGTGAATCGAGGATGACTTGCAACTCGGCCAAAAAAGGTTGGGCCCTaattgcgagtcgagggtggacttacAACTCAGACAAAAAGGTTGGGCCCCAGTTGCGAGTTGAGGATGAACTTGTAACTCGGATAAAAAAGGTTGggccccagttgcgagtcgaaGATGGACTTGCAACTTGGAACCAAAAAAATCTAGCCCCATTTgtgagtcgagggtggacttgcaacttgCACAAAAAAGATTGGGCCCTAGTTACGAATGGAGGATGGACTTCCATCTGGGACAAAAAAGGTTAAACCCTAATTATGAGTCGAGGGTGGACATGCAGTTAGGACAAAAATGGTGTGGCCCTGTTCTAGTCAAGAGTGGAATTGCAACCGGAAAAAAGGATCGAGCCTCAGTTGCGACTCAATGGTGAACTTGCAACTAGGGCAAAAAAGGTCAGACCCCAATTACGAGTTGGGTGGGCTTGAAATTGGGACACAAAAAGGTTAGCTCCTAGTTACGAGTCGAGGGGGGATTACAACTGAGACAAAAAAGGTCGGGTccagttgcgagtcaagggtggacttgcaactagaaAAAAAAAAGACCAGGCCCAGTTGCGAGTCCATAGT
This genomic window contains:
- the LOC109786072 gene encoding uncharacterized protein, with protein sequence MEAAKERREQQERKAAGAGEGADSVQLPTETSPYVQYKKDDGLEDYKMRAYGAQGHLPVSDVPHSSGTDAPTIPGTALPTEHLNLHGRQQPQRGAQGGGAGVRRTDDDEAGTDTINRHGVP